A stretch of the Streptomyces sp. NBC_01428 genome encodes the following:
- a CDS encoding helix-turn-helix domain-containing protein: protein MTLAELRRSQGLTQVQVADLMKIQQSNVSRIERSPVHQLELATIQRYLGAVNADLRLIADFGGNRVELDIEAPAPG, encoded by the coding sequence GTGACTCTCGCTGAACTGCGCCGGTCCCAGGGGCTCACTCAGGTCCAGGTGGCGGACCTGATGAAGATCCAGCAGTCGAACGTCTCCCGGATCGAACGGTCCCCGGTCCATCAACTGGAACTGGCCACCATTCAGCGCTACCTCGGGGCCGTCAACGCCGACCTGCGCCTGATCGCCGATTTCGGCGGGAACAGGGTCGAGCTCGATATCGAGGCGCCCGCACCCGGCTGA
- a CDS encoding Uma2 family endonuclease has protein sequence MDYQRMREYADQLLAASQSEPWKLEISGDQIVMMMSPVGRHLGLVRSLRVQLEAQLPGTNPGYLADGDTDLEDVSLGVRRVPDLMVFHEDLLERDEPARPGDVLMVCEVVSRANPENDYAGKLRDYPAMGIPHYLIVDPRTGTVHAHTEPYAAPEGPSYATHRQYPFGKSVEIGPWHIDTSRFTRYGDSGRGRDSR, from the coding sequence ATGGACTATCAGCGGATGCGTGAGTACGCCGACCAGCTGCTCGCCGCGTCCCAGAGTGAACCCTGGAAGCTTGAGATCAGCGGCGACCAGATCGTCATGATGATGAGCCCCGTCGGCCGGCACCTGGGCCTCGTACGGTCCCTGCGTGTGCAGTTGGAGGCCCAGCTTCCCGGGACGAACCCGGGGTATCTCGCCGACGGCGACACCGACCTGGAGGACGTTTCGCTGGGTGTGAGGCGGGTCCCCGATCTGATGGTGTTCCACGAGGACCTTCTCGAGCGAGACGAACCGGCCCGGCCGGGCGACGTTCTCATGGTCTGCGAGGTCGTCTCGCGGGCGAACCCGGAGAACGACTACGCGGGAAAGCTCCGCGACTACCCGGCCATGGGGATCCCGCACTATCTGATCGTCGACCCTCGCACAGGGACTGTCCATGCCCACACCGAGCCCTACGCCGCCCCTGAAGGCCCCAGCTATGCCACGCACAGGCAATACCCGTTCGGCAAAAGCGTCGAGATCGGCCCGTGGCACATCGACACCAGCCGGTTCACCCGCTACGGCGACAGCGGGAGGGGCCGTGACTCTCGCTGA
- a CDS encoding condensation domain-containing protein has product MTTNRFARLPQREPITVVVDLGPGAAPVLELCGPLPATRIEAALDTITARHPDARAWKTDLDRPGPGRHTVRFSTTDGPERTDFPLGALADLLTRAGRGAFTTRHQNATLLQRELLAAADAHPGPGRQVEQASFDWHGPLDVPRFTTAWHSVFARESVLRTAFDDQSEGALIVHDRPDPQVVHLPHDSAEWHTLVASDRRRGIDPRRPAPLRVTLLGGESDEAADLARTGPARVLLTYHHALLDSWSVRLLVREFYRAYLAGGELPGGQRRPDMSDYTAWLATQDTTAAQDFFTHTDAGADDTDAVRVPPLFTDTAHRIEGRSRLRLTQEETARLADWAAHWGGGESTALQAVWSLLLYRAGRAEGPCHVRFATTTAGRGILFEGIERTPGALAGPLPQSVLVDPHATVPQLMTHLRDHCLDQAAYEWVTAGQIHAWTRRPAPPADTLLTFETLPHALSELDAELAAHGIEVEPPQTLGAHTAYPLTLTAHHDSGDRLVLTASYDQARFCEITELLAHAALLLRELPRGAGPDTTLGDVLALLTHLGTDPAPGPVPATEQESAPPPAVLRPPAHPRAATLALLQAPGRTRAFYDRIARAYPGPENLLLLAPCPPAAPTPPRPPAPPTTHSPPTCAPAPAARSWPPSAETASPPAPSPASPPPTDTSPAPSSSTPPPPTPTTSPTASPQPPAPTPDHPPPRPTLPNTRTPPGRRTSPHHCTTAPLHFTAHRTPHGTGQSARPRAAGRRGGSHAGPHPPTTTPVPTVAPAPAARTRRDENASRAWAEALAMACTHPDHARRPRSELMAAALQAHRTLTRGPGPGVPLTALGPHGDPRALAAFVAVYAAQQHPRERRTPGNAV; this is encoded by the coding sequence ATGACCACGAACCGTTTCGCCCGGCTGCCGCAGCGCGAGCCGATCACCGTCGTCGTGGACCTGGGACCCGGCGCCGCCCCCGTCCTGGAACTGTGCGGCCCCCTGCCCGCCACCCGCATCGAGGCCGCCCTCGACACCATCACCGCCCGCCACCCCGACGCCCGCGCCTGGAAGACCGACCTGGACCGGCCCGGACCCGGCCGGCACACCGTGCGGTTCTCCACCACGGACGGCCCCGAGCGGACCGACTTCCCCCTCGGCGCCCTGGCCGACCTCCTCACCCGCGCCGGCCGCGGCGCCTTCACCACCCGCCACCAGAACGCGACCCTGCTGCAACGCGAACTCCTGGCCGCCGCCGACGCCCACCCCGGACCCGGCCGCCAGGTCGAACAGGCCTCCTTCGACTGGCACGGCCCCCTGGACGTGCCGCGCTTCACCACCGCCTGGCACTCCGTGTTCGCCCGCGAATCAGTGCTGCGCACCGCCTTCGACGACCAGAGCGAAGGCGCCCTGATCGTCCACGACCGGCCCGACCCGCAGGTCGTCCACCTGCCGCACGACAGCGCCGAATGGCACACCCTCGTCGCCTCCGACCGGCGCCGCGGCATCGACCCCCGCCGCCCCGCCCCGCTGCGCGTCACCCTCCTGGGCGGCGAGAGCGACGAGGCCGCCGACCTCGCCCGCACCGGCCCCGCCCGCGTCCTGCTCACCTACCACCACGCCCTGCTCGACAGCTGGTCGGTACGCCTGCTGGTCCGCGAGTTCTACCGCGCCTACCTCGCCGGCGGCGAACTGCCCGGCGGACAGCGCCGCCCCGACATGAGCGACTACACCGCCTGGCTCGCCACCCAGGACACCACCGCGGCCCAGGACTTCTTCACCCACACCGACGCCGGCGCGGACGACACCGACGCGGTGCGCGTGCCACCGCTGTTCACCGACACCGCCCACCGCATCGAGGGCCGCTCCCGGCTGCGCCTGACCCAGGAGGAGACCGCCCGCCTCGCCGACTGGGCCGCCCACTGGGGCGGCGGCGAGTCCACCGCCCTGCAGGCCGTCTGGTCCCTGCTCCTCTACCGTGCCGGCCGCGCCGAGGGCCCCTGCCACGTCCGCTTCGCCACCACCACCGCCGGCCGCGGCATCCTCTTCGAGGGCATCGAACGCACCCCCGGCGCGCTGGCCGGCCCCCTGCCGCAGTCCGTCCTGGTCGACCCGCACGCCACCGTGCCCCAGCTGATGACCCACCTGCGCGACCACTGCCTGGACCAGGCCGCCTACGAATGGGTGACCGCCGGCCAGATCCACGCCTGGACACGCCGCCCCGCCCCGCCCGCCGACACCCTGCTCACCTTCGAGACCCTGCCGCACGCCCTGAGCGAACTGGACGCCGAACTCGCCGCCCACGGCATCGAGGTGGAGCCGCCCCAGACCCTCGGCGCCCACACCGCCTACCCGCTGACCCTGACCGCCCACCACGACAGCGGCGACCGCCTCGTGCTGACCGCCTCCTACGACCAGGCACGCTTCTGCGAGATCACCGAACTCCTCGCCCACGCCGCCCTGCTGCTGCGCGAGCTCCCCCGCGGCGCCGGCCCGGACACCACCCTCGGCGACGTCCTGGCCCTCCTCACCCACCTGGGCACCGACCCCGCCCCCGGCCCGGTCCCCGCCACGGAGCAGGAGAGCGCACCCCCGCCCGCCGTGCTGCGCCCGCCCGCCCACCCCCGCGCCGCCACCCTCGCCCTGCTCCAGGCACCCGGCAGGACCCGGGCCTTCTACGACCGGATCGCCCGCGCCTACCCCGGCCCCGAGAACCTCCTCCTGCTCGCCCCCTGCCCGCCGGCGGCGCCCACGCCGCCACGGCCGCCCGCGCCGCCTACGACGCACTCGCCCCCCACCTGCGCCCCGGCACCGGCCGCCCGGTCCTGGCCGCCTTCTGCGGAGACGGCGTCGCCGCCTGCACCCTCGCCCGCCTCGCCGCCGCCGACGGACACCAGCCCCGCGCCGTCGTCCTCGACACCACCGCCACCGACCCCGACGACCTCGCCCACCGCCTCGCCGCAACCACCCGCCCCCACCCCTGACCACCCCCCACCCCGGCCCACACTCCCCAACACCCGCACCCCACCGGGCCGCCGCACTTCACCGCACCACTGCACCACCGCACCACTGCACTTCACCGCGCACCGCACACCGCACGGCACCGGGCAGTCGGCCCGGCCGAGAGCAGCCGGACGCCGAGGAGGCAGCCATGCCGGACCCCACCCCCCCACCACCACCCCCGTCCCGACCGTTGCCCCGGCCCCGGCCGCGCGTACACGCAGGGACGAGAACGCCTCCCGGGCCTGGGCCGAGGCACTGGCGATGGCCTGTACGCACCCCGACCACGCCCGCCGCCCCCGCAGCGAACTGATGGCCGCCGCCTTGCAGGCACACCGCACACTGACCCGCGGACCGGGCCCCGGCGTGCCGCTCACCGCGCTGGGCCCGCACGGCGACCCGCGCGCCCTGGCCGCCTTCGTCGCGGTCTACGCCGCCCAGCAGCACCCGCGCGAGAGGCGCACCCCGGGCAATGCCGTCTGA
- a CDS encoding nuclear transport factor 2 family protein: MTVELMATAEHAPHREEFAALYAQVQQFYARQMRILDADADADADADADADADGGEARWAATFTEDAVVELPLLPAPLRARAGLTHYARAAADRRRRAGSRLHHWVGMLDVRPRPDGTLHTRCSALAHATPPGATSKVLYVCVMEDVLVRTHGTWRTAHRRITRDDLA, from the coding sequence ATGACCGTCGAACTGATGGCGACCGCCGAACACGCCCCGCACAGAGAAGAGTTCGCCGCCCTGTACGCACAGGTGCAGCAGTTCTACGCGCGCCAGATGCGCATCCTCGACGCCGACGCCGACGCCGACGCCGACGCCGACGCCGACGCCGACGCCGACGGCGGCGAAGCACGCTGGGCGGCCACCTTCACCGAGGACGCCGTCGTCGAACTCCCCCTGCTGCCCGCCCCGCTACGGGCCCGCGCCGGCCTCACCCACTACGCCCGCGCCGCCGCGGATCGCCGGCGACGGGCCGGCAGCCGCCTGCACCACTGGGTCGGCATGCTCGACGTCCGGCCCCGGCCCGACGGCACCCTGCACACCCGCTGCTCCGCCCTCGCCCACGCCACACCCCCCGGCGCGACCTCCAAGGTCCTGTACGTGTGCGTCATGGAGGACGTGCTGGTCCGCACCCACGGCACCTGGCGCACCGCCCACCGCCGGATCACCCGCGACGACCTCGCCTGA
- a CDS encoding SRPBCC family protein yields MSGERVRRLRHSAEVAAPAEVVYALLADAVRRPLYSAGVVHVERMDAEGDRERLRVWEHAGGRVRCSLWARVAHPGERRIEFWRLRGEAPIASLAGQWSVSEAAGGHGCVVSVVHEFTVAAGSHGAEAVRAALAAGDNARSALRSVRRIAEGRGGSRQRVLRFQESLRIEGPGEVVYDFLYRAGDWAGRVPQVRHVELSEVSPGIQAVDYRLRLPDHTVRATRSLRLCFPHAGRIVYKTTTPWAPVAAHTGEWSVLPDEHGVRVIAEHTVLLDEHAAPPDDAYAIDGQESTEPPGTDTAPPQESPYAPPGRSATHVLAGVADLSGRQEPAPGLMPGSGLGSGSDLGSETGRGQGRSADSPAGPRSMPRPAPKDGRGRTVRGSAGQGQGPVPEGGGVRGPEDGGVGGLEDGRLGGLEDGGLGERVRDAIGQTSRAILEQAARHAESAVQALPRR; encoded by the coding sequence ATGTCTGGTGAGCGTGTGCGGCGCCTGCGGCATTCGGCGGAGGTGGCCGCGCCGGCCGAGGTGGTCTACGCCCTGCTCGCGGACGCCGTGCGCAGGCCGCTGTACAGCGCGGGTGTCGTGCATGTGGAGCGCATGGACGCCGAGGGAGACCGGGAGCGGCTGCGGGTGTGGGAGCACGCGGGCGGCCGTGTGCGCTGCTCGCTGTGGGCGCGGGTGGCCCACCCGGGCGAGCGGCGCATCGAGTTCTGGCGGTTGCGCGGCGAGGCGCCGATCGCGTCGTTGGCCGGGCAGTGGAGCGTCTCGGAGGCGGCGGGCGGGCACGGGTGTGTGGTGAGCGTGGTGCACGAGTTCACCGTCGCCGCCGGTTCCCACGGGGCGGAGGCGGTCCGGGCCGCTCTGGCCGCCGGGGACAACGCCCGCAGCGCGCTGCGCAGTGTGCGCAGGATCGCGGAGGGCCGCGGCGGTTCGCGGCAACGGGTGCTGAGGTTCCAGGAGTCGTTGCGCATCGAGGGGCCGGGCGAGGTCGTCTACGACTTCCTCTACCGGGCCGGCGACTGGGCCGGCCGCGTACCGCAGGTGCGGCACGTCGAGCTGAGCGAGGTCTCCCCCGGGATCCAAGCCGTCGACTACCGTCTGCGGCTGCCGGACCACACGGTGCGCGCCACGCGTTCGCTGCGGCTGTGTTTCCCGCACGCCGGGCGCATCGTCTACAAGACGACCACGCCCTGGGCGCCCGTCGCCGCACACACCGGGGAGTGGTCGGTCCTGCCCGACGAACACGGGGTGCGTGTGATCGCCGAACACACGGTGCTCCTCGACGAACACGCCGCCCCGCCGGACGACGCATACGCGATCGACGGCCAGGAGAGCACGGAACCGCCCGGCACCGACACGGCACCGCCCCAGGAGAGCCCGTATGCGCCGCCCGGCCGCAGTGCGACGCATGTCCTCGCCGGGGTGGCGGACTTGAGCGGGCGTCAGGAGCCGGCGCCGGGGCTGATGCCGGGGTCAGGTCTGGGGTCGGGGTCAGATCTGGGGTCGGAGACGGGCCGGGGACAGGGGCGCAGCGCGGACTCGCCTGCTGGGCCGAGGTCGATGCCGAGGCCGGCGCCCAAGGACGGCCGGGGACGGACCGTGCGCGGATCTGCGGGGCAGGGGCAGGGGCCGGTGCCGGAGGGCGGCGGGGTGCGCGGCCCGGAGGACGGCGGGGTGGGCGGCCTGGAGGACGGCAGGTTGGGCGGCCTGGAGGACGGCGGGTTGGGCGAGCGGGTGCGGGATGCCATCGGGCAGACGTCTCGCGCGATCCTCGAACAGGCCGCCCGGCACGCCGAGTCGGCGGTGCAGGCACTGCCACGACGGTAG
- a CDS encoding LLM class F420-dependent oxidoreductase — MTRPFRFGVNMLKPAGGAQWRDRCRRAELLGYDVILVPDHLGMVSPFPAMTAAADATERPRIGTFVLNAGFWNPALLARDVATTDALTGGRLEIGLGAGYAQAEHERARLAFLSPGGRIDALRHTVRELDRLLSDPAHTPPAVQQPRPPLLIGGNGDRLLRLMAEHADIAAFTATAGYDKGILNALTPAQLDERITAYERFAAHRAVPAERNVLIHHVEVTDDRRAAADRLPKIHPEVSQEDRLTLPVMLFGTVKQIAEQLREQRERFGLSYIVVLDNAMDTFAPVIEELTGT, encoded by the coding sequence ATGACCAGGCCGTTTCGTTTCGGCGTGAACATGTTGAAGCCGGCAGGGGGCGCGCAGTGGCGGGACCGGTGCCGGCGCGCCGAACTGCTCGGCTACGACGTCATCCTGGTCCCCGACCATCTGGGCATGGTCTCCCCGTTCCCGGCCATGACGGCCGCGGCGGACGCCACCGAACGCCCCCGGATCGGCACCTTCGTCCTGAACGCCGGCTTCTGGAACCCCGCGCTGCTGGCCCGGGACGTGGCCACCACCGACGCCCTGACCGGCGGCCGGCTCGAGATCGGCCTCGGCGCCGGCTACGCGCAGGCCGAACACGAACGCGCCCGCCTCGCGTTCCTATCGCCCGGCGGCCGCATCGACGCCCTGCGGCACACCGTCCGCGAACTCGACCGGCTGCTGAGCGATCCCGCACACACCCCGCCCGCCGTCCAGCAGCCCCGCCCCCCGCTGCTCATCGGCGGCAACGGCGACCGACTGCTGCGCCTGATGGCCGAGCACGCCGACATCGCCGCCTTCACCGCGACCGCCGGCTACGACAAAGGCATCCTCAACGCCCTGACCCCCGCCCAGCTCGACGAACGCATCACCGCCTACGAACGCTTCGCCGCCCACCGCGCCGTTCCCGCCGAACGGAACGTGCTGATCCACCACGTCGAGGTCACCGACGACCGGCGGGCTGCCGCGGACCGGCTCCCCAAGATCCACCCCGAGGTGTCGCAGGAAGACCGCCTGACCCTGCCGGTGATGCTCTTCGGCACCGTCAAACAGATCGCCGAGCAACTGCGCGAACAACGCGAACGCTTCGGCCTGTCCTACATCGTGGTCCTCGACAACGCCATGGACACCTTCGCCCCCGTGATCGAAGAACTCACCGGCACCTGA
- a CDS encoding AfsR/SARP family transcriptional regulator: MEIQVLGPLSATVNGVSIVPTASKPRQLLALFAFYPGRIVPVATLMEELWGTDMPQSAMTTLQTYVLQLRRHLGTAMGPDAPGNAKEVLATRHGGYVLQIPADAVDLHRYEQLVAGGQRAFEQGEDGQAAALLRDALDMWDGPALVDVRAGSILSIEIMRLKESRLVTIERRIDADLRLGRHGELIAELTDLIARHPQHEGLHSQAMVALYRSGRQATALDVYRRLRKQLIDELGVEPSPQLQRLHQMMLTVDPALDVTAGERRTSTFDLYAA, encoded by the coding sequence GTGGAGATCCAGGTTCTGGGGCCCTTGAGCGCCACCGTCAACGGTGTCTCGATCGTGCCCACCGCGAGCAAGCCGCGCCAGCTCCTTGCCCTGTTCGCGTTCTATCCCGGCCGGATCGTGCCGGTGGCCACCCTCATGGAAGAGCTGTGGGGCACCGACATGCCGCAGAGCGCCATGACCACCCTGCAGACCTACGTCCTGCAGCTGCGCCGCCACCTGGGCACCGCCATGGGACCCGACGCCCCCGGCAACGCCAAGGAGGTCCTGGCCACCCGGCACGGCGGGTACGTCCTGCAGATCCCCGCCGACGCCGTCGACCTGCACCGCTACGAGCAGCTCGTCGCCGGCGGACAGCGCGCCTTCGAACAGGGCGAGGACGGCCAGGCCGCCGCCCTCCTGCGGGACGCCCTGGACATGTGGGACGGGCCCGCCCTGGTCGATGTGCGCGCCGGATCCATCCTCTCCATCGAGATCATGCGGCTCAAGGAGTCCCGCCTGGTCACCATCGAGCGGCGTATCGACGCCGACCTGCGCCTGGGCCGGCACGGCGAACTCATCGCCGAACTCACCGACCTGATTGCCCGTCACCCCCAGCACGAGGGCCTGCACTCCCAGGCGATGGTCGCCCTCTACCGCTCCGGACGCCAGGCCACCGCCCTGGACGTGTACCGCAGACTGCGCAAGCAGCTCATCGACGAGCTCGGTGTGGAACCCTCACCGCAACTGCAGCGCCTGCACCAGATGATGCTCACCGTCGACCCCGCCCTGGACGTGACCGCAGGCGAGCGCCGCACCTCCACCTTCGACCTCTACGCCGCCTGA
- a CDS encoding thioesterase II family protein has product MHRTQEPRLRLFVFHHAGGSHLAYRDWPARFPAGWQVHLPDAPGRGPRDERPALHDTDALVDHYLHTLGDTLTGPFAFFGHSLGAVVAYELTRRLVDEGRTPPRWLGLSARDPLPALPHPNPRPHRTANPPNATATGTGTTGTAHPPYTPDAPAAADTPDAADATGTTASAGTAVTINATGTAYGAGTAYGAGTTYATCAAGATFGAGAEPMRDPQGAASAGTVQGSEGAVGMDGVAGVPDAVGPAGGGRHLLSDGELRRELAAMGGTPPAVLDHPQLWELFAPVIRADLRINETWRPRPAAVPLPVPLSVFGGRHDQVAPPHLLGGWAQTCEPFLGIRLFEGGHFYFQDRLPEVTRHIQEDVRRALLYSPTPSACAVTS; this is encoded by the coding sequence ATGCACAGGACGCAGGAGCCGCGGCTGCGGCTGTTCGTGTTCCACCACGCCGGTGGCTCGCATCTGGCCTACCGCGACTGGCCGGCCCGTTTCCCGGCCGGCTGGCAGGTCCACCTCCCCGACGCGCCGGGCCGCGGCCCCCGGGACGAACGCCCCGCGCTGCACGACACGGACGCCCTCGTCGACCACTACCTGCACACCCTGGGCGACACGCTGACCGGGCCTTTCGCGTTCTTCGGACACAGTCTGGGCGCGGTCGTCGCCTACGAGCTGACCCGCCGCCTGGTCGACGAGGGCCGTACCCCGCCCCGGTGGCTCGGCCTCTCCGCCCGCGACCCCCTCCCCGCCCTCCCCCACCCCAACCCCCGTCCCCACCGAACGGCCAACCCGCCGAACGCCACCGCCACCGGTACCGGTACAACGGGCACAGCGCACCCGCCGTACACACCCGATGCACCCGCCGCGGCCGACACGCCCGACGCGGCCGATGCGACAGGCACGACGGCCTCCGCAGGCACGGCCGTCACGATCAACGCGACGGGGACGGCGTACGGGGCGGGGACGGCGTACGGGGCGGGGACGACGTACGCGACGTGCGCGGCGGGGGCGACGTTCGGGGCGGGCGCGGAGCCGATGCGGGACCCGCAGGGCGCCGCGAGCGCGGGCACCGTGCAGGGCTCCGAGGGCGCCGTGGGCATGGATGGCGTGGCGGGTGTGCCGGATGCCGTTGGTCCGGCGGGTGGGGGGCGGCATCTGCTGTCGGATGGGGAACTGCGCCGCGAGTTGGCGGCGATGGGCGGCACGCCGCCTGCGGTGCTGGATCATCCGCAGTTGTGGGAACTGTTCGCGCCGGTCATCCGCGCGGATCTGCGGATCAACGAGACCTGGCGCCCCCGGCCTGCCGCCGTCCCGCTGCCGGTGCCGCTGTCGGTGTTCGGCGGCCGCCACGACCAGGTCGCCCCGCCCCATCTGCTCGGCGGCTGGGCGCAGACCTGTGAACCCTTCCTGGGGATACGCCTGTTCGAGGGCGGCCACTTCTACTTCCAGGACCGCCTGCCCGAGGTCACCCGGCACATCCAGGAGGACGTACGGCGCGCCCTGCTGTACTCCCCCACCCCGTCCGCCTGTGCGGTGACGTCGTGA
- a CDS encoding AfsR/SARP family transcriptional regulator, whose protein sequence is MDGGGGAGGRLVAGAGRVTVSEFRLLGPVTVCDTAGGVIAPSGPKQRALLATLVLHAGQLLSVDRLVEELWGSAPPANASNALQAHVARLRRLLPAPGHEWISTLPTGYLLAPGRASTDVARFTRLSGQGRAALPHDPGQAAQLLQRALSLWRGPALQDSRHGPLCTAEADRLEEQRLTALEALYEASLQCGRSTGITAGLERLSADHPLRERFYDLLMLALYRGGRQAEALGVYERARRHLITTLGIEPGPALRARLEAILNHCPTLTPPPHQTPPPSPSLHQRPSPTGRSHPSGPGRPPGPARSRGDRTDPMALPAPACAADPPALSPLTGPAASATSAGMTGPVASAGLTGPGASVGVPAGSPGGAGLVAPAAGAGCSDVTGSAGPTGSVDLTDLGGSAGFADPAGVAGSADLAGELAHLRARIEELARDQQDLLRRIQREQAVH, encoded by the coding sequence GTGGACGGTGGGGGCGGTGCGGGCGGGCGGCTCGTGGCGGGCGCCGGGCGGGTGACGGTGAGCGAGTTCCGGCTGCTGGGCCCGGTCACCGTGTGCGACACGGCGGGAGGGGTCATCGCGCCCAGCGGTCCCAAACAGCGGGCGCTGCTGGCCACGCTGGTCCTGCACGCGGGGCAACTGCTGTCCGTGGACCGCCTGGTGGAGGAGTTGTGGGGCAGTGCGCCGCCGGCGAACGCCTCCAACGCCCTGCAGGCCCACGTCGCCCGGCTGCGCCGTCTGCTGCCCGCGCCGGGACATGAGTGGATCAGTACCCTGCCCACCGGCTACCTGCTGGCCCCCGGCCGTGCCTCGACCGACGTGGCCCGCTTCACCCGCCTGTCCGGCCAGGGCCGCGCCGCCCTGCCCCACGACCCCGGCCAGGCGGCACAGCTCCTGCAGCGCGCCCTGTCACTGTGGCGGGGCCCGGCCCTGCAGGACAGCCGCCACGGCCCGCTGTGCACGGCGGAGGCCGACCGTCTCGAGGAACAGCGCCTGACCGCTCTGGAAGCCCTCTACGAGGCGAGCCTGCAGTGCGGGCGCTCCACCGGCATCACCGCCGGCCTGGAACGCCTGAGCGCGGATCATCCACTGCGCGAACGGTTCTACGACCTGCTCATGCTCGCCCTGTACCGGGGCGGCCGGCAGGCGGAGGCCCTGGGCGTCTACGAACGCGCGCGCCGCCACCTGATCACCACCCTGGGCATCGAGCCCGGCCCGGCTCTGCGCGCCCGCCTGGAAGCGATCCTCAACCACTGCCCCACCCTGACCCCACCCCCGCACCAGACCCCGCCCCCGTCCCCGTCCCTGCACCAACGCCCCTCCCCCACCGGCCGATCACACCCCTCAGGCCCTGGCCGTCCCCCGGGCCCGGCCAGGTCCAGGGGAGACCGGACGGACCCGATGGCGCTCCCGGCGCCGGCCTGCGCCGCGGATCCGCCGGCCCTGTCACCTCTGACGGGTCCTGCGGCTTCCGCAACTTCGGCGGGCATGACGGGTCCGGTGGCATCGGCGGGCCTGACGGGTCCGGGGGCTTCGGTAGGCGTTCCGGCGGGTTCTCCAGGCGGAGCCGGGCTGGTGGCGCCGGCGGCGGGAGCGGGTTGCTCGGACGTGACGGGCTCCGCGGGCCCGACGGGCTCTGTGGATCTGACGGACCTGGGAGGTTCGGCCGGGTTCGCAGATCCGGCCGGTGTAGCGGGTTCTGCCGATCTGGCGGGCGAGTTGGCGCACCTGCGGGCCCGGATCGAGGAACTGGCGCGCGATCAGCAGGACTTGCTCCGCAGGATCCAGCGGGAGCAGGCCGTCCACTAA
- a CDS encoding AfsR/SARP family transcriptional regulator codes for MDIDVLGPLGVRVNGVAVMPTAPKPRKVLALLALHVDRVLPVDLLIEELWGQRPPRSARTTLQTYILQLRELIGAALQAGAARSAELEPASQDMVSVSVSAKDVLVTAPGGYLLRGGGGSSDVQKFERLAGMGYRAMDAEDFAGAARLLREALSLWSGSALADVQTGAQLEMEVRRLEETRLCALYQRIEADLRLGRHRELLGELTVLVSRYRTHENLHGQFMLALHRSGRRGEALSVYQRLRQALVRDLGLEPSAGLRRLQRAILETSEAPAPAARVLRPEALAGASRDRLVRVD; via the coding sequence GTGGATATCGATGTTCTGGGTCCGTTGGGTGTGCGGGTGAACGGGGTCGCGGTGATGCCGACGGCGCCCAAGCCGCGCAAAGTGCTCGCGTTGCTGGCCTTGCATGTGGACCGGGTGCTGCCGGTCGACCTGTTGATCGAGGAGTTGTGGGGCCAGCGGCCGCCGCGTTCGGCGCGGACCACGCTGCAGACCTACATTCTGCAGTTGCGGGAACTGATCGGAGCGGCTCTCCAGGCGGGCGCGGCCCGTTCCGCGGAACTCGAGCCCGCCTCGCAGGACATGGTGTCGGTGTCGGTGTCGGCGAAGGATGTGCTGGTGACGGCGCCGGGCGGCTATCTGCTGCGCGGTGGCGGCGGTTCGAGCGACGTGCAGAAGTTCGAGCGCCTGGCGGGGATGGGCTATCGGGCCATGGACGCGGAGGACTTCGCGGGCGCGGCCCGGCTGCTGCGTGAGGCACTGTCCCTGTGGAGCGGATCGGCGCTCGCGGACGTGCAGACCGGCGCACAGCTGGAGATGGAGGTCCGCCGCCTGGAGGAGACCCGGCTGTGCGCCCTGTACCAGCGCATCGAGGCGGACCTTCGGCTGGGCCGCCACCGTGAACTGCTGGGCGAGCTGACGGTGCTGGTGAGCCGCTATCGCACGCACGAGAACCTGCACGGCCAGTTCATGCTGGCCCTGCACCGTTCCGGGCGCCGCGGCGAGGCGTTGAGCGTGTATCAGCGGCTGCGTCAGGCACTGGTCCGCGATCTGGGCCTGGAGCCCTCCGCGGGACTGCGCCGGCTGCAGCGGGCCATCCTGGAGACCTCCGAGGCACCCGCCCCCGCCGCCCGCGTCCTGCGGCCCGAAGCCCTGGCCGGCGCCTCCCGCGACCGCCTCGTACGCGTCGACTGA